In the genome of Phlebotomus papatasi isolate M1 chromosome 2, Ppap_2.1, whole genome shotgun sequence, one region contains:
- the LOC129800560 gene encoding uncharacterized protein LOC129800560 encodes MSVIIRLQNLPWSANALDIRGFFRGLSILDGGVNIVGGEMGDAFIAFSTDEDARQAMMMDGGKIKEVGVRLSLSSRAEMQKVIEVARQSTAAAFGPITAPAAAAPAAAAAAVVVPPAITTAAVANPVVETPIVVTAAPTLTSPLSNLLTQQMLQQKIRQQEQENLQQQLLEQQLLEHKKQLLQQQLTGKTLLVGDLAQQLTFQQLQQRMQIGQEQKPQNQPLPSLMQNPMKDPRRGMDLPGEKPQDRMMERDRRGRDRRSRSRSRERRRSRSRDRGRRRDGRDGREGRDGREGRDRRERSRSRERRDRERDRRRRERGTRSRERSYERERNSKDRTRDDGKDPGKANAPVYTANTQIWDIPPNIPNVPNTAQLLSIQPVLEPNTASQSSLSPEDRSNLMKLNEKRDLSAFQSGGWKGGRGYGNYRENEEDSDNSCCVRMSGMDLTTGYGEIRRFFHGLSINMNGIKMINDKTGKRTGIAFIEFVRSDAQRSAVQRDGQSIRGHQVRVTAATKEEFDREVDSYRPPRGSERARNFSSQEYPGMLERSTEYDNSTASRCLKVTNLPSHATQQDIIKMYSNYSLDEIVMVQENSRILTAYVRFFRMDDAKSALNLPAGLFVYRGLEVSVCDEDKFNNMLVYHGGGCPGRNIFSERRLDSSKDTSQDNSQENSQDYSQENADSLPSADDKEENANESMESDVLHVAEDEEPEQDQEDEQEEDVQEVYEINDDEVVPADVEVSMDVVSQESNDECPPVFKKQEDPRLLKTTLNESIQSTFNQSSLDPRLNRQPPPPLMEIRDPRLNPNPMGFKKTDCVVMSNLEPKITDRDVVDFFSDVGLIPLRVHILLNTMGQPSGDCFVEFTTPEDAEKALTKHRTHLGQNEVTVEAIVREKVEEILNSFDEPSPAFEVDPPEEVQQQPMMPTMPQFQMRGGFGSGGMQQQQQQQSSMMRMRGPYPPPRGPPMGPNGPMGYTPRPPFGMRMNGNGMMMNAGRVVNMENLPYRANYDDILEFFGDFKLTPADIMRRFNDKGQATGDARVRFMNPAEAMRAVDTRNQARIMGRPIYLTLLDN; translated from the coding sequence CACCGATGAGGATGCACGCCAGGCAATGATGATGGATGGGGGGAAGATTAAGGAGGTGGGTGTTCGTCTGTCTCTGTCATCGCGGGCAGAGATGCAGAAGGTGATTGAGGTGGCACGTCAATCGACTGCTGCTGCATTTGGGCCAATCACAGCTCCAGCTGCTGCTGCtccagcagcagcagcagcagcagtaGTGGTTCCGCCGGCAATCACCACTGCAGCTGTTGCCAATCCGGTGGTTGAGACACCGATCGTGGTGACGGCTGCACCAACTCTAACGTCACCACTGTCGAATCTGCTGACACAGCAGATGCTGCAGCAGAAGATAAGGCAGCAAGAGCAGGAGAATCTGCAGCAGCAGCTGCTGGAGCAGCAATTGCTGGAGCACAAGAAGCAATTGCTGCAGCAGCAATTGACGGGGAAGACGCTGCTTGTGGGAGATTTGGCACAGCAATTGACATTTCAGCAGCTGCAGCAGAGGATGCAGATTGGACAGGAGCAAAAGCCCCAAAATCAGCCATTGCCATCGCTGATGCAGAATCCAATGAAGGATCCCCGGAGGGGGATGGATCTGCCGGGGGAGAAACCACAGGATAGGATGATGGAGAGGGATAGAAGGGGGAGAGATAGGAGGTCAAGGTCGAGATCGAGGGAGAGGAGACGTTCGAGGTCCAGAGATAGGGGAAGGAGGAGAGATGGACGGGACGGAAGGGAGGGGAGAGATGGAAGGGAGGGGAGAGATAGAAGGGAGAGGAGTAGGTCCAGGGAGAGACGAGATCGGGAGAGGGACCGCAGGAGGCGAGAGAGGGGAACGCGATCAAGGGAGAGGAGTTACGAGCGTGAGAGGAACAGTAAGGATCGCACTAGAGACGATGGGAAGGATCCGGGGAAAGCCAATGCTCCAGTTTACACAGCAAACACGCAAATTTGGGATATCCCACCCAATATTCCCAACGTTCCCAATACAGCTCAATTGTTGAGTATCCAGCCGGTGCTGGAGCCAAATACAGCGTCCCAGTCCAGTTTGAGTCCAGAGGATCGATCGAATTTGATGAAGCTGAATGAGAAGAGGGATTTGAGTGCTTTTCAGAGTGGAGGATGGAAGGGTGGAAGAGGTTATGGGAATTATCGGGAGAATGAGGAAGATTCAGATAATTCTTGCTGTGTCCGGATGTCCGGAATGGATTTGACGACGGGATATGGAGAGATAAGGAGATTCTTTCATGGTCTATCGATCAATATGAATGGAATAAAGATGATTAATGATAAGACAGGGAAGAGAACGGGGATTGCTTTTATTGAATTTGTCAGGAGTGATGCCCAAAGGAGTGCAGTTCAGCGCGATGGGCAGTCAATCAGAGGACACCAGGTGAGAGTTACAGCAGCTACCAAGGAGGAATTTGACAGAGAAGTGGATTCCTATAGGCCGCCCAGGGGCAGTGAGAGAGCAAGGAATTTCAGCAGTCAAGAATATCCGGGAATGTTGGAGAGATCAACTGAATATGACAATAGTACAGCTTCAAGGTGTCTCAAAGTGACAAATTTGCCATCGCATGCCACTCAGCAGGATATCATAAAGATGTATTCGAATTATTCACTGGATGAAATTGTGATGGTTCAGGAGAATTCGAGAATTTTGACGGCTTACGTGCGATTCTTCCGGATGGATGATGCAAAGTCAGCATTGAATCTTCCGGCGGGACTTTTTGTCTATCGTGGACTGGAGGTTAGTGTCTGCGATGAGGATAAATTCAACAATATGCTAGTTTACCATGGTGGTGGATGTCCGGGAAGGAATATCTTTTCGGAGAGGCGTTTGGACAGTTCCAAAGACACTTCGCAGGACAATTCCCAGGAGAATTCACAGGATTATTCGCAGGAGAATGCAGATTCACTGCCGAGTGCAGATGACAAAGAGGAAAATGCCAATGAATCGATGGAGAGTGATGTGCTCCATGTGGCAGAAGATGAGGAACCGGAGCAGGATCAAGAggatgaacaggaagaggatgTTCAAGAGGTGTATGAGATAAATGATGATGAAGTTGTTCCAGCAGATGTAGAAGTGTCAATGGATGTTGTGTCCCAGGAGAGCAATGATGAATGTCCTCCCGTGTTCAAGAAGCAAGAGGATCCACGACTCCTCAAGACGACACTCAATGAAAGTATTCAATCGACTTTCAATCAGAGTTCTCTCGATCCCCGGCTCAATAGACAACCACCGCCGCCATTGATGGAAATCCGTGATCCCAGGCTCAATCCCAATCCGATGGGCTTCAAGAAGACAGATTGTGTGGTTATGTCGAATCTCGAGCCAAAAATCACAGATAGGGATGTTGTGGATTTTTTCTCGGATGTCGGATTGATTCCATTGAGGGTACATATTCTGCTGAACACAATGGGTCAACCGTCGGGAGattgttttgtggaatttacaacgCCGGAAGATGCAGAAAAAGCCCTGACTAAGCATAGGACACATTTGGGACAGAATGAAGTGACTGTTGAGGCAATTGTCAGGGAGAAAGTTGAGGAAATTCTCAATTCTTTCGATGAACCTTCTCCGGCTTTTGAAGTTGATCCTCCGGAAGAGGTACAGCAGCAGCCGATGATGCCAACAATGCCTCAGTTCCAGATGCGAGGAGGATTTGGAAGTGGAGGaatgcagcagcagcagcagcagcaatcGTCAATGATGAGAATGCGAGGACCCTATCCACCGCCCAGAGGTCCTCCAATGGGCCCCAATGGACCCATGGGATACACTCCGAGGCCTCCATTTGGGATGAGAATGAATGGAAATGGAATGATGATGAATGCAGGAAGGGTGGTTAATATGGAAAATCTCCCCTATCGAGCGAACTACGATGACATCCTGGAATTCTTTGGGGACTTCAAACTAACCCCGGCTGATATCATGAGGCGGTTCAATGACAAGGGACAAGCAACTGGAGATGCCAGAGTGAGATTTATGAATCCGGCAGAAGCAATGAGAGCAGTAGATACGCGAAATCAAGCAAGGATCATGGGAAGGCCAATCTATCTAACCCTCCTGGACAATTAA